A genomic window from Passer domesticus isolate bPasDom1 chromosome Z, bPasDom1.hap1, whole genome shotgun sequence includes:
- the NSA2 gene encoding ribosome biogenesis protein NSA2 homolog, with the protein MPQNEHIELHRKRYGYRLDYHEKRRKKEGREAHERSRKAKKMIGLKAKLYHKQRHAEKIQMKKTIKMHEKRNTKQKNDEKTPKGAVPAYLLDREGQSRAKVLSNMIKQKRKEKAGKWEVPVPKVRAQGETEVLKVIRTGKRKKKAWKRMVTKVCFVGDGFTRKPPKYERFIRPMGLRFKKAHVTHPELKATFCLPILGVKKNPSSPLYTQLGVITKGTVIEVNVSELGLVTQGGKVIWGKYAQVTNNPENDGCINAILLV; encoded by the exons ATG CCGCAGAACGAGCACATCGAGCTCCACCGCAAGCGCTATGGCTACCGGCTGGACTACCACGAGAAGCGGAGGAAGAAGGAGGGCCGGGAGGCCCACGAGCGGTCCCGCAAGGCCAAGAAGATGATCGGGCTGAAGGCGAAGCTGTACCATAAGCAGCGGCATGCCGAGAAGATACAGATGAAAAAGAC caTTAAAATGCATGAGAAGAGAAATACAAAACAGAAGAATGATGAAAAAACACCCAAAGGAGCTGTACCAGCATACCTGCTGGACAGAGAGGGCCAGTCCCGGGCCAAGGTCCTCTCTAACatgatcaaacaaaaaagaaaagaaaaagct GGAAAGTgggaggttcctgtgccaaagGTTCGTGCACAAGGAGAAACAGAAGTTTTAAAGGTGATTCGtacaggaaagagaaagaagaaggcATGGAAGAGGATGGTTACAaaagtttgttttgttggaGATGGCTTTACTAGGAAGCCTCCTAAGTACGAGCGATTCATTCGACCAATG GGCTTACGTTTCAAGAAGGCCCATGTGACACACCCTGAACTTAAGGCTACTTTTTGCCTACCTATCCTTGGTGTAAAAAAGAATCCGTCATCTCCTCTGTATACGCAGCTGGGAGTAATTACTAAGGGTACCGTCATTGAGGTGAACGTGAGTGAGCTTGGCCTTGTGACACAAGGGGGCAAAGTTATCTGGG GGAAATACGCCCAAGTAACTAACAATCCAGAAAATGATGGCTGTATTAATGCTATTCTACTTGTTTGA